The following proteins come from a genomic window of Pirellulales bacterium:
- a CDS encoding cobalamin B12-binding domain-containing protein, whose product MSTATRSRPIRVVLAKVGLDGHDRGVQVVARALRDAGMEVIYTGLWQTPEEVVRAVEDEDADVLGISILSGAHKTLVPLLTEALRAKGLSHVTLILGGIIPEGDIPTLEQLGVAKVFTPGASLTEITEFLSQAARR is encoded by the coding sequence ATGTCCACCGCCACGCGCAGCAGACCGATCCGTGTTGTCCTCGCCAAAGTCGGGCTCGACGGCCACGACCGCGGCGTGCAGGTGGTGGCGCGAGCGCTGCGCGACGCGGGCATGGAAGTGATCTACACCGGCCTGTGGCAGACGCCCGAGGAAGTCGTACGCGCGGTCGAGGACGAAGACGCCGATGTCCTGGGAATCAGCATTCTGTCGGGCGCGCATAAGACGCTCGTCCCCCTGTTGACTGAAGCGCTCCGCGCGAAGGGCCTCTCGCACGTCACCTTGATCCTGGGGGGGATCATTCCCGAGGGTGACATTCCCACGCTCGAACAACTGGGCGTCGCCAAGGTGTTTACCCCGGGGGCGTCGCTGACCGAGATCACCGAGTTTCTGTCGCAGGCCGCGCGGCGCTGA